The following are encoded together in the Zingiber officinale cultivar Zhangliang chromosome 8A, Zo_v1.1, whole genome shotgun sequence genome:
- the LOC122012622 gene encoding glucose-6-phosphate/phosphate translocator 1, chloroplastic-like: MLCSTMASSFPAIAAAAHLRPSVARMPRSGVGPRVPFLCEVVRSSLSARKPLYLTPNRVLCSAKPRGPFSETRAHEASRNDAVRLSSKEESRSAAAQKLKIGFYFATWWALNVVFNIYNKKVLNAFPYPWLTSTLSLAAGSLIMLAFWAARVTEPPKTDLGFWKSLIPVAVAHTIGHVAATVSMSKVAVSFTHIIKSGEPAFTVLVSRFLLGEAFPLSVYLSLLPIIGGCALSALTELNFNITGFMGAMISNLAFVFRNIFSKRGMTGKSVSGMNYYACLSLLSLVILTPFAIAVEGPKVWAAGWQKAITEIGPHFVWWVVAQSVFYHLYNQVSYMSLDEISPLTFSVGNTMKRISVIVSSIIIFRTPIQPVNALGAAVAILGTFLYSQVTRALLLE; the protein is encoded by the exons ATGCTCTGCTCCACCATGGCTTCTTCTTTCCCGGCCATTGCTGCTGCCGCGCATCTAAGACCTTCGGTGGCTCGTATGCCGAGATCTGGTGTTGGCCCTCGAGTTCCCTTCTTGTGCGAGGTGGTCCGGAGTTCCCTTTCCGCTCGTAAGCCCCTTTACCTAACCCCAAACCGAGTTCTGTGCTCTGCAAAGCCTCGAGGCCCCTTCTCGGAGACCAGGGCGCACGAGGCGAGCAGGAACGACGCCGTCCGGCTCAGCAGCAAGGAGGAGAGCCGATCGGCGGCGGCGCAGAAGCTCAAGATCGGATTTTACTTCGCGACGTGGTGGGCGCTGAACGTGGTGTTCAACATCTACAATAAGAAGGTCCTCAACGCCTTCCCCTACCCTTGGCTGACCTCCACGCTCTCCCTCGCCGCCGGCTCCCTCATAATGCTCGCCTTCTGGGCAGCTAGGGTTACCGAACCGCCCAAGACCGACTTGGGCTTCTGGAAATCCCTAATTCCG GTGGCCGTGGCGCACACCATTGGGCATGTAGCAGCCACAGTGAGCATGTCGAAGGTAGCCGTGTCGTTCACGCACATAATCAAGAGCGGGGAGCCAGCTTTCACAGTTCTGGTATCAAGGTTTCTCCTTGGAGAAGCTTTCCCTCTGTCTGTTTATCTCTCGCTTCTTCCGATCATCGGTGGCTGCGCCTTGTCTGCCCTAACGGAGCTCAATTTTAACATCACCG GTTTCATGGGCGCAATGATATCGAATCTTGCGTTTGTATTCAGAAACATCTTCTCGAAGAGAGGAATGACCGGGAAGTCTGTCAGCGGGATGAACTACTACGCCTGCCTCTCTCTGTTATCCCTGGTGATACTCACACCATTTGCAATTGCCGTGGAAGGTCCCAAGGTTTGGGCAGCTGGTTGGCAGAAGGCCATCACAGAGATTGGTCCTCATTTTGTTTG GTGGGTGGTAGCACAGAGTGTGTTCTATCATTTGTACAACCAGGTTTCCTACATGTCGTTGGATGAAATCTCTCCCTTGACATTTAGCGTGGGAAACACCATGAAACGGATATCTGTTATCGTCTCCTCCATCATCATCTTCCGCACGCCCATCCAGCCCGTCAATGCCCTCGGCGCGGCCGTTGCCATACTTGGAACCTTTCTTTATTCTCAGGTAACACGCGCGCTTCTTCTTGAATGA
- the LOC122010051 gene encoding uncharacterized protein LOC122010051 isoform X2 produces the protein MIGGTQWPCQISFHLHVCRQSFLLEDLDSSLLHIATTGVLSQIREPSPPFHSPLPIGRGVTTIISSPAFLPSSNTDPYKFQIADSSHASIRIMEMTRHIIVVSKLDYLATYNAMETLLIHHDLSNNHSFEELVLELKHEGVLKGTGKNIRKPKK, from the exons ATGATAGGAGGGACGCAATGGCCCTGCCAGATCTCATTTCATCTTCACGTTTGTCGCCAGTCATTTCTGTTGGAGGACTTAGATTCGAGTCTTCTTCACATAGCCACCACTGGAGTTCTCTCCCAGATTCGGGAGCCATCTCCTCCATTCCACAGCCCTCTCCCAATTGGGAGAGGAGTCACCACCATCATCTCGTCTCCAGCCTTCCTTCCTAGCTCCAACACAGACCCTTATAAGTTCCAGATAGCAGATTCATCTCATGCATCCATCCGGATC ATGGAAATGACGAGGCACATCATAGTGGTCTCAAAGTTGGATTATCTAGCTACCTATAATGCAATG GAAACACTTCTCATTCACCAtgatttatcaaacaaccacagTTTCGAGGAGCTTGTTCTAGAACTTAAACATGAAG
- the LOC122010051 gene encoding delta-1-pyrroline-5-carboxylate synthase-like isoform X1 translates to MIGGTQWPCQISFHLHVCRQSFLLEDLDSSLLHIATTGVLSQIREPSPPFHSPLPIGRGVTTIISSPAFLPSSNTDPYKFQIADSSHASIRIIVALVIRSGNGMLLKGGKQARCSNIILHKMEMTRHIIVVSKLDYLATYNAMETLLIHHDLSNNHSFEELVLELKHEGVLKGTGKNIRKPKK, encoded by the exons ATGATAGGAGGGACGCAATGGCCCTGCCAGATCTCATTTCATCTTCACGTTTGTCGCCAGTCATTTCTGTTGGAGGACTTAGATTCGAGTCTTCTTCACATAGCCACCACTGGAGTTCTCTCCCAGATTCGGGAGCCATCTCCTCCATTCCACAGCCCTCTCCCAATTGGGAGAGGAGTCACCACCATCATCTCGTCTCCAGCCTTCCTTCCTAGCTCCAACACAGACCCTTATAAGTTCCAGATAGCAGATTCATCTCATGCATCCATCCGGATC ATAGTGGCATTAGTAATTCGAAGTGGGAATGGTATGCTTCTGAAAGGAGGAAAACAAGCTAGGTGTTCAAACATAATTCTTCACaag ATGGAAATGACGAGGCACATCATAGTGGTCTCAAAGTTGGATTATCTAGCTACCTATAATGCAATG GAAACACTTCTCATTCACCAtgatttatcaaacaaccacagTTTCGAGGAGCTTGTTCTAGAACTTAAACATGAAG